The Leptospira hartskeerlii genome contains a region encoding:
- a CDS encoding MinD/ParA family protein, which produces MDQATQLRKLTEGNTSLKLVSSTKPMTKIIAIASGKGGVGKSTISVNLAISMAKAGQKVLVFDGDLGLANVNVILGIIPKYNLYHVVKGHKSLKDIIIQAPEGVDIIAGASGYSQLANLNDTQRNNLIKGFADLDSYDYMIIDTGAGISSNVIGLTLPADDVIVVTTPEPTAITDSYGLIKAIVSQSRDKNLKMVVNRVRSAIEGKKVADRVIDISGQFLEVRVENLGFIFQDDEVEKSIREQKPYIIHSPKSKAAACLNRITYSLLNQEMDNLDDSGITGFFRKFFNFVDVREKQQSEEE; this is translated from the coding sequence ATGGACCAAGCGACTCAGTTGCGGAAACTTACCGAGGGTAATACGAGTTTGAAACTCGTGTCTTCAACCAAACCTATGACTAAGATTATAGCGATCGCTTCCGGAAAGGGTGGGGTCGGTAAAAGTACTATCTCCGTAAACTTGGCCATCTCTATGGCTAAGGCAGGACAGAAGGTTCTAGTATTCGACGGAGATCTAGGACTCGCTAACGTGAACGTGATCTTAGGGATCATCCCTAAGTATAATTTGTATCACGTAGTCAAGGGACATAAAAGTTTAAAGGATATTATCATCCAAGCTCCGGAAGGAGTTGATATCATTGCAGGCGCTAGCGGTTATTCTCAACTTGCAAACCTGAACGATACCCAAAGAAATAATCTGATCAAAGGATTCGCTGATCTGGATTCGTATGATTATATGATCATAGATACCGGAGCAGGGATCAGCTCAAATGTGATCGGACTCACACTTCCTGCTGACGATGTGATCGTAGTTACCACACCGGAACCTACTGCAATCACCGACTCTTATGGATTGATCAAGGCGATCGTTTCCCAAAGTAGAGATAAAAATCTTAAGATGGTAGTGAACCGTGTACGTTCCGCCATCGAAGGGAAGAAGGTTGCGGACCGAGTGATCGATATTTCCGGTCAGTTCTTAGAAGTGAGAGTTGAAAATTTAGGATTCATCTTCCAAGACGACGAGGTGGAAAAAAGTATCCGGGAACAAAAACCGTATATCATTCATTCACCTAAGAGCAAAGCTGCCGCTTGTTTGAATCGGATCACATATTCTCTACTCAACCAAGAAATGGATAATTTAGATGATTCCGGAATCACCGGATTCTTCCGTAAGTTTTTCAATTTTGTGGATGTTAGAGAAAAACAACAGAGCGAGGAAGAGTGA
- the fliR gene encoding flagellar biosynthetic protein FliR has translation MEYFIGNFQVFLLILARIVGLLSVAPVFSFASISFPQRMTLGFLISVILFPVSASFVPPIPGNMTDYGLVVMAEALIGILMGFLVSLVFSSFQMAGEFFNVQLGFGYAEILDPISQTSLPVISTLKNMLGMLLFLSLGAYRFLFESLVYSFEKVQVLKLVPEIQDGLYKAMEEAVGAMFLVAFKISLPILGVLFLVTVSEALMGKAAPQLNILQLSFPIKIAIGLVVMILIVPFLITQMDNAFQLSFEKMNLMLKGWPN, from the coding sequence ATGGAATACTTTATAGGAAATTTCCAAGTGTTTCTTCTGATCCTGGCAAGGATTGTGGGGCTTCTATCCGTTGCTCCTGTGTTTTCTTTTGCCTCCATCAGTTTTCCGCAAAGAATGACTCTTGGTTTTCTGATTTCTGTAATTTTATTTCCAGTAAGCGCATCTTTTGTTCCTCCGATCCCAGGTAATATGACAGATTATGGTTTGGTCGTGATGGCCGAGGCGCTGATCGGGATATTGATGGGCTTTCTGGTCAGTTTAGTATTCTCCTCATTCCAGATGGCGGGAGAATTTTTTAACGTCCAGCTTGGTTTCGGTTATGCTGAGATCTTAGATCCGATCTCCCAAACCAGTCTTCCTGTGATCAGTACTCTTAAGAATATGTTAGGCATGCTTCTATTTCTCTCTTTGGGAGCGTATCGTTTTCTATTCGAAAGTTTGGTATATTCTTTTGAGAAGGTGCAAGTTTTGAAACTTGTGCCTGAGATCCAAGATGGTCTCTACAAAGCGATGGAAGAAGCAGTAGGTGCAATGTTCCTGGTTGCTTTCAAAATTTCGCTGCCGATACTTGGAGTTCTATTTTTAGTCACTGTTTCGGAAGCTTTGATGGGGAAAGCAGCCCCTCAGTTGAATATTCTACAGCTAAGCTTTCCAATCAAGATCGCAATCGGCCTTGTAGTGATGATATTGATTGTTCCATTTTTGATCACTCAGATGGACAATGCTTTCCAACTTTCTTTCGAAAAGATGAACCTAATGCTGAAAGGATGGCCAAATTAA
- the flhF gene encoding flagellar biosynthesis protein FlhF produces the protein MDFAKIRGKDLQDCLMQMKMKYGPEAHVIEHRILTEGGVFGTGLMARKVVEIQVGIPEKASSREKVEKKLQDLKELLKQKSTLGSEKRRSLEELPSWEERTSRPNRTSSLPKELIDITSEELESEENLGLSFSKEFEPKISRSVRKEQDSNILKMRDKLVKEGMSEAYAEEIISQVEQRLSPLDRSRTVAVQEKIVEVLSERVQVEPDIFKGTRRGQRKVVFFVGPTGSGKTTSIAKLAAKYHLHMGKSVSLYTTDNYRIAAIEQLKRYADTMEMPFYAVKDLKRFQETLARDGSELILIDTAGYSHRNVDQLSKMYGYLSAFGERDNVENILVLSATSSYHHTHSVMKAYEPLGFRRILLTKLDEAEFLGGFLELADTLNKGFTHLSVGQEVPFDMIPAEKHQLAECAVNPEKIIEIRGEVFSA, from the coding sequence ATGGATTTCGCAAAGATAAGGGGCAAGGATCTACAGGACTGCCTAATGCAGATGAAGATGAAATATGGCCCAGAAGCCCATGTCATCGAACATAGAATTTTGACCGAAGGTGGGGTGTTTGGGACCGGTCTCATGGCTCGCAAGGTCGTGGAGATCCAGGTTGGTATCCCTGAAAAGGCAAGTTCCAGAGAGAAGGTGGAGAAAAAACTCCAAGACCTAAAAGAACTACTCAAACAAAAGTCCACTCTTGGTTCTGAAAAAAGAAGAAGCCTAGAAGAATTGCCGAGCTGGGAAGAAAGAACTTCTCGCCCAAATAGGACTTCTTCTTTGCCGAAAGAACTGATAGATATTACTTCTGAAGAACTAGAGTCTGAAGAAAATTTAGGACTTTCTTTTTCAAAAGAATTCGAGCCTAAAATTTCCAGATCCGTTCGTAAGGAACAAGACTCCAATATCCTTAAAATGAGGGATAAACTTGTTAAAGAAGGAATGAGCGAGGCTTACGCTGAAGAAATTATTTCCCAAGTGGAGCAGAGACTTTCTCCTTTGGATCGCTCTCGCACAGTTGCAGTTCAGGAAAAAATTGTAGAAGTTCTTTCCGAAAGAGTGCAAGTGGAGCCGGACATTTTCAAGGGAACCAGAAGAGGACAGAGAAAAGTAGTCTTCTTTGTGGGACCTACCGGTAGCGGAAAGACAACAAGTATTGCAAAACTAGCCGCTAAGTACCATCTTCATATGGGAAAATCGGTGTCTCTGTACACAACTGACAACTACAGGATTGCGGCGATCGAGCAGCTAAAACGCTACGCCGATACCATGGAAATGCCTTTTTATGCGGTAAAAGATCTGAAACGTTTTCAGGAGACTCTCGCAAGAGACGGATCGGAACTGATCTTAATAGATACTGCGGGTTATAGCCATCGTAATGTGGACCAGCTTAGCAAAATGTACGGATACCTTTCCGCTTTCGGAGAAAGGGACAACGTTGAAAATATCCTTGTATTATCCGCCACTTCTTCGTATCATCACACCCACTCCGTAATGAAAGCCTACGAACCTCTTGGTTTCCGTAGAATTTTATTAACTAAACTGGACGAAGCGGAATTTTTGGGTGGATTTCTGGAACTAGCCGATACACTTAATAAGGGTTTTACCCATTTAAGTGTTGGCCAAGAAGTTCCCTTCGATATGATCCCAGCGGAAAAACACCAACTCGCCGAATGCGCAGTAAATCCGGAAAAAATCATCGAGATCCGCGGAGAAGTATTCTCCGCTTAA
- a CDS encoding EscU/YscU/HrcU family type III secretion system export apparatus switch protein, which translates to MGSFWKKISGLFSKFDVLEFQHTIPRAQPVPANVPFRIDLQLFAAEDEGRTQPASERRRREEREKGNVPKSPEVASAVVLLAGIVLMYLMGEYFFMRSYYLLRKYFFGIRSANVITSEAMSELLNNALVDITQLLLPLMGITVVAAIVGNVVQTGFLFAPRALAFNFGRIRPNFKKVLPNRQTLFGLAKSLVKVAVIAWVSYFVIEKDFFKILMLGNMGLEESVALITYTAFKIFIVVGILLLAISVGDYFFQKYEYEEALKMTPSESKREMKEQDGDPSLQARRRQMARDQIKKSKMLAEVPKADVVITNPTHFAVALEYKPSKHRAPIVIAKGVDDFALRIIRVAKANDIATVEDRPMARTLYDEVEIGQEVPAKFYTALSVIFTKLESFRKAFRNAS; encoded by the coding sequence ATGGGATCCTTTTGGAAGAAGATATCGGGCCTTTTCTCTAAGTTTGACGTGTTGGAATTCCAACACACGATTCCACGCGCACAGCCAGTCCCTGCTAACGTTCCTTTCCGAATCGACCTGCAATTATTCGCAGCGGAAGACGAGGGACGTACCCAACCTGCCAGCGAAAGAAGAAGAAGGGAAGAAAGAGAAAAAGGAAACGTTCCTAAAAGCCCGGAAGTCGCATCTGCTGTCGTTCTTTTAGCAGGTATTGTTCTAATGTATCTCATGGGAGAATATTTTTTCATGAGATCTTATTATCTTTTGAGAAAATATTTTTTCGGAATACGTTCCGCGAATGTGATTACTTCCGAAGCAATGAGCGAACTTTTGAACAACGCTCTCGTAGATATCACTCAGCTACTTCTTCCTTTGATGGGAATTACTGTGGTTGCTGCGATTGTAGGTAACGTGGTCCAGACTGGATTTTTATTCGCACCTAGGGCACTTGCATTCAATTTTGGAAGAATACGTCCGAATTTCAAAAAGGTGCTTCCGAACCGCCAGACATTATTCGGTTTAGCAAAGTCATTAGTCAAAGTAGCCGTAATTGCTTGGGTATCTTATTTTGTAATAGAGAAGGACTTCTTCAAAATATTGATGCTCGGAAATATGGGCCTCGAAGAATCCGTAGCATTAATCACTTATACTGCATTCAAAATTTTTATAGTAGTGGGGATACTATTACTCGCGATCAGCGTCGGGGATTACTTCTTCCAAAAATATGAATACGAAGAAGCACTCAAAATGACTCCTTCCGAGTCCAAAAGAGAGATGAAGGAACAGGACGGAGATCCTTCTTTGCAAGCCAGAAGAAGACAGATGGCTCGAGACCAGATCAAAAAAAGCAAGATGCTGGCAGAAGTTCCCAAAGCGGATGTGGTCATTACAAACCCGACTCACTTTGCAGTAGCATTGGAATATAAACCTTCCAAACATAGGGCGCCGATTGTGATCGCAAAGGGCGTGGACGATTTCGCGTTACGTATTATCCGGGTGGCAAAGGCGAATGATATCGCTACAGTTGAAGACCGCCCAATGGCGAGAACACTTTATGACGAGGTGGAGATTGGCCAGGAAGTTCCTGCTAAATTCTATACCGCACTCAGTGTGATCTTTACAAAACTCGAATCTTTCCGGAAAGCGTTCCGAAACGCTTCTTAA
- a CDS encoding flagellar biosynthesis protein FlhA, which yields MDKKWYTQSDFILGAGAVAIVGMLVVPLPGFILDILILFSLALSLLIVLTSLSIKEPSEFSIFPSLLLITTIYRLALNVSTTRQILSKGPAVNSAIIDAFGSFIVGSESGLSKYVVGFIIFLILVIVQVLVITKGATRISEVAARFTLDALPGKQMAIDMELSTGNINEAEARKRRKKIEEEVDFYGSMDGASKFVQGDVRAGLIITAINLVGGVIIGASIRGESFISAIETYGKFTIGDGLVSQIPALLTTVATGIIVTRSGSESDLAKQFKTQLFANSKVLYVVAASMGMGAFIPGLPFIPMVLLSGGLAYLAYSLEKTVQEQLEVLEKKEKEAVGDRKPRDYYDELRIEPIEIEFGYHLVPLVDASQGGTLMDQISNLRGKFARESGIVIPPIRILDNLEIPPDQFTIKINGVEVGSSTIRPEKLMAMPSAESQDLSSIEGESFMEPAYGRTAKWISADSKGDAESKGFIVVDSSTVIITYLRELLATHASSLLGREEVKKLLDHYRSQYPTLIQELEADKPGNLGMLQQVLQNLLREGLGIRNLVPILETVANKMGKYPNPYVLTEFVRQSISNTIVKDYMVDGKLQVIVVEGRVLDRLNKSLAQDRLEGRDILVLPPDFQRRLLESVADMNRRVQEGRGFPIYVVNREVRMPFAYFLAKEFPPRNFAVLALEEVHSSVPTVIAGELRIAQAQAAEPAEVV from the coding sequence ATGGATAAGAAATGGTACACACAATCCGACTTCATCCTGGGTGCGGGAGCAGTTGCAATTGTCGGAATGTTAGTCGTTCCTCTGCCTGGATTTATCTTAGACATTCTGATCTTATTCAGTTTGGCTTTGAGTCTACTCATTGTTTTGACTTCTTTATCTATTAAGGAGCCATCCGAGTTTTCCATTTTTCCTAGCTTATTGCTTATTACTACGATCTATCGATTAGCACTTAACGTTTCTACGACGAGACAAATTTTGTCCAAAGGTCCTGCAGTAAACAGTGCGATCATAGACGCATTCGGTTCATTTATCGTAGGAAGCGAATCCGGTTTAAGTAAATACGTAGTTGGATTTATCATCTTCTTAATCTTAGTGATCGTTCAGGTTCTCGTGATCACTAAAGGTGCCACCCGTATCTCCGAAGTGGCAGCAAGATTCACATTGGATGCTTTGCCTGGTAAGCAAATGGCAATCGACATGGAACTTTCTACCGGAAATATAAATGAGGCGGAAGCTCGCAAGAGAAGAAAGAAGATTGAAGAAGAAGTGGACTTCTATGGGTCCATGGATGGAGCGAGTAAGTTCGTCCAAGGGGACGTGCGAGCAGGACTTATCATCACTGCGATCAATTTGGTTGGTGGAGTGATTATCGGAGCAAGTATCCGTGGAGAATCTTTCATATCTGCGATTGAAACTTACGGAAAGTTCACGATCGGTGACGGACTTGTTTCTCAGATCCCAGCACTTCTCACCACTGTTGCTACAGGTATAATCGTGACTCGTTCCGGTTCTGAATCCGATCTTGCAAAACAATTCAAGACCCAGCTATTTGCAAACTCAAAGGTATTGTATGTAGTCGCCGCTTCCATGGGAATGGGAGCATTTATTCCAGGATTACCTTTTATTCCCATGGTGCTTCTTTCTGGAGGACTTGCATATCTCGCATACTCTCTCGAAAAAACTGTACAAGAACAGCTTGAGGTTTTGGAGAAGAAGGAAAAAGAAGCCGTTGGAGATCGCAAACCTCGGGATTATTACGACGAACTTAGGATCGAGCCGATCGAGATCGAATTCGGTTATCATTTGGTGCCACTTGTGGATGCTTCCCAAGGCGGAACATTGATGGACCAAATTTCCAACTTAAGAGGAAAATTCGCACGTGAGAGCGGGATCGTTATTCCTCCAATTCGTATATTAGATAATTTAGAAATACCTCCGGATCAATTTACCATTAAGATCAATGGAGTGGAGGTTGGTTCCAGCACGATCCGCCCTGAAAAACTAATGGCGATGCCTTCCGCAGAAAGTCAGGACCTTTCTTCCATCGAGGGGGAATCTTTCATGGAACCTGCTTATGGAAGAACTGCAAAATGGATCTCTGCTGATTCGAAAGGTGATGCGGAGTCCAAAGGCTTTATCGTGGTGGATTCTTCTACAGTTATCATTACATATTTAAGAGAATTGCTTGCGACTCATGCTTCTAGTTTGCTTGGAAGAGAAGAAGTCAAAAAACTTCTGGATCATTACAGATCTCAATACCCAACACTTATCCAAGAATTGGAAGCAGACAAGCCGGGCAATTTGGGAATGTTGCAGCAGGTTCTTCAAAATCTTCTCAGAGAAGGTCTGGGAATTCGCAATCTGGTCCCGATTTTGGAAACAGTCGCGAACAAAATGGGCAAGTATCCAAATCCTTATGTTCTTACGGAATTCGTAAGACAGTCTATCTCCAATACGATCGTAAAAGATTATATGGTGGATGGAAAACTCCAAGTCATCGTGGTAGAAGGTCGGGTGCTCGACAGATTGAACAAATCTCTCGCGCAAGATCGTTTAGAAGGAAGGGATATTTTGGTCCTTCCTCCGGATTTCCAAAGAAGACTTTTGGAATCGGTAGCGGATATGAACCGTAGGGTCCAGGAAGGAAGAGGATTCCCTATCTATGTGGTGAACAGAGAAGTCAGAATGCCTTTTGCTTATTTCTTAGCGAAAGAATTCCCGCCTAGGAACTTTGCCGTTCTCGCATTAGAAGAAGTGCATTCTTCCGTTCCTACGGTAATCGCAGGCGAACTCAGGATTGCACAAGCCCAGGCGGCGGAACCCGCAGAAGTGGTTTAA